A window of the Lepus europaeus isolate LE1 chromosome 5, mLepTim1.pri, whole genome shotgun sequence genome harbors these coding sequences:
- the LOC133760054 gene encoding chitinase-3-like protein 2 produces the protein MGASTMNTKSLWAGLVVLLLLQGGSAYKLVCYFTNWSQDRQEPGRFTPENIDPFLCSHLIYSFASISNNKIIIKDKNPTVLYQAISDLKAKNPKLKVLLSIGGYLFGSKGFHPMVDSSKSQLEFITSVILLLRNHNFDGLDVSWIYPDLKDKTHFTALIHELSEAFQKDSINSSKERLLLTAGVSAGRQMVDNSYQIEKLAEKLDFINLLSFDFHGSWEKPLVTGHNSPLRKGHVDKGPSSYYNVEYAVGYWIHKGMPTEKIVMGIPTYGHSFTLASAETAMGAPASGPGAAGPITESPGFLAYYEICQFLQGAKITRLQDQQVPYAVKGNQWVGYDDVQSLETKVQFLKNLNLGGAMIWSIDMDDFTGTSCNQGPFPLVQAVKRNLGSL, from the exons ATGGGAGCAAGCACCATGAATACGAAGTCTCTCTGGGCAG GTTTAGTGGTCTTGCTGCTCCTCCAGGGAG GATCGGCCTACAAACTGGTTTGCTACTTTACCAACTGGTCCCAGGATCGGCAGGAACCAGGAAGATTCACCCCCGAGAATATTGACCCCTTCTTATGCTCTCACCTCATCTACTCATTTGCCAGCATCAGTAACAACAAGATCATCATCAAGGACAAGAATCCCACagtgctttaccaggccatcagTGATCTCAAAGCCAA GAATCCAAAACTGAAAGTTCTGTTGTCCATTGGAGGGTACCTGTTTGGTTCCAAAGG GTTCCACCCTATGGTCGATTCTTCTAAATCACAATTAGAATTTATTACTTCTGTGATATTGCTCCTGAGGAACCATAACTTCGATGGACTGGATGTCAGCTGGATCTACCCAGATCTGAAAGACAAAACTCATTTCACTGCACTGATTCAT GAGTTATCAGAAGCCTTTCAGAAAGATTCCATCAACTCTAGCAAAGAAAGGCTTCTCTTGACTGCAGGCGTGTCTGCAGGGAGGCAAATGGTTGATAACAGCTATCAGATTGAAAAACTGGCCGA AAAACTGGATTTCATCAACCTCCTGTCCTTCGACTTCCACGGGTCTTGGGAAAAGCCCCTTGTCACGGGCCACAACAGTCCTCTGAGAAAGGGGCATGTAGACAAAGGGCCAAGCTCCTACTACAATGTG GAATATGCTGTGGGGTACTGGATACACAAGGGAATGCCCACAGAGAAGATAGTCATGGGAATCCCCACGTATGGACACTCTTTCACACTGGCCTCTGCAGAAACTGCCATGGGGGCCCCTGCCTCTGGTCCTGGAGCTGCTGGTCCCATCACCGAGTCTCCAGGCTTCCTAGCCTATTATGAG ATCTGCCAGTTCCTACAAGGAGCCAAGATCACAAGGCTCCAGGATCAGCAGGTTCCCTATGCAGTCAAGGGTAACCAGTGGGTGGGCTACGATGATGTGCAGAGTCTGGAGACCAAG GTTCAGTTCTTAAAGAATTTAAACCTGGGAGGGGCCATGATCTGGTCCATTGACATGGATGACTTTACGGGCACATCCTGCAACCAGGGTCCCTTCCCCCTGGTCCAAGCTGTCAAACGAAACCTTGGCTCCCTATGA